A window of the Campylobacter massiliensis genome harbors these coding sequences:
- a CDS encoding TAXI family TRAP transporter solute-binding subunit, whose protein sequence is MKTTSLALAGLLFASALGAKEFVSIGTGAMTGTYYPVGGAICRLVNKDPQMKCSVQSTGGSVYNVNNVLKKELNFGFVQSDVVYDKFNGVGKFDGNGDQNLRAVVSIYPELLAFVVSKSSGIGSINDLEGKAINVGNPGSGNEMTALGVFKAFGFDEKKLKHHGVLTAGECPHALKDKKIDGYFYMVGHPTANITDAANSLPIDIVNIEGEQVDKMIAAMPYFAKGTIPKGTYEGVDHDVKSIGVKAVLVTDKGMSDTAVAAVVKAILDNFDEYKSLHPALASVTKESLVEGLSAPLHPAAEAEFKKAGIIK, encoded by the coding sequence ATGAAAACTACATCTTTGGCATTAGCCGGGTTGCTTTTCGCGTCTGCGCTGGGCGCAAAGGAGTTCGTATCTATCGGTACGGGAGCGATGACTGGCACGTATTATCCGGTCGGCGGAGCAATATGTCGCCTCGTAAATAAAGACCCGCAAATGAAATGCTCGGTGCAATCAACCGGCGGCTCCGTCTACAACGTAAATAACGTGCTAAAAAAAGAGCTAAATTTCGGCTTCGTCCAAAGTGACGTGGTTTATGATAAATTTAACGGCGTAGGCAAATTTGACGGAAACGGCGATCAAAATCTGCGCGCGGTCGTCTCGATCTACCCTGAACTTCTCGCATTCGTCGTCTCAAAATCAAGCGGCATCGGCTCGATAAACGACCTTGAGGGCAAAGCGATCAACGTCGGTAACCCTGGCAGCGGCAATGAAATGACCGCGCTTGGCGTGTTTAAGGCATTTGGCTTTGACGAGAAAAAGCTAAAACATCACGGCGTTTTAACTGCTGGCGAATGCCCGCACGCGCTAAAAGATAAGAAAATCGACGGCTACTTCTACATGGTCGGCCACCCGACGGCCAACATCACCGACGCGGCAAACTCGCTACCTATCGACATCGTGAACATCGAGGGCGAGCAGGTCGATAAGATGATAGCTGCGATGCCGTATTTTGCCAAAGGCACGATACCAAAAGGCACCTATGAGGGCGTGGATCACGACGTAAAAAGTATCGGCGTTAAAGCCGTACTAGTAACCGACAAGGGCATGAGCGACACTGCGGTGGCCGCGGTCGTAAAGGCTATCTTGGATAACTTCGACGAGTATAAGAGCCTGCACCCCGCACTCGCATCGGTTACCAAAGAGAGCCTAGTAGAGGGGCTTTCTGCACCTTTGCACCCGGCTGCTGAGGCTGAGTTTAAAAAAGCCGGCATAATAAAATAA
- a CDS encoding carbon-nitrogen hydrolase, which yields MKVALIQQKFHGTKDATVQRTLELVREASGGGAELVVLQELHQTQYFCQSEETRFFDLAEGWENDVKFWGEVARQNGVVLVTSLFEKRADGLYHNTAFVFEKDGSVAGKYRKMHIPDDPGFYEKFYFTPGDIGFEPIDTSVGRLGLLVCWDQWYPEAARLMALRGAKLLIYPTAIGWFESDEEEEKSRQLEAWVAVQRGHAVANGLPVIAVNRVGFEKDESGVMDGIKFWGNSFVFGAQGEELFRADSQSEQCHIVEIDMTRSEEVRRIWPFLRDRRIDAYANLTKRFID from the coding sequence ATGAAAGTAGCGCTAATCCAACAAAAATTTCACGGCACCAAAGACGCGACCGTGCAAAGGACGCTCGAGCTCGTACGCGAAGCTAGCGGCGGCGGGGCGGAGCTAGTCGTGCTTCAGGAGCTGCACCAGACGCAGTATTTTTGCCAGAGCGAGGAGACGAGGTTTTTTGATCTTGCCGAGGGCTGGGAAAACGACGTCAAATTTTGGGGCGAGGTAGCGCGGCAAAACGGCGTCGTGCTTGTTACTTCGCTCTTTGAAAAGCGCGCTGACGGGCTGTATCACAACACCGCGTTCGTCTTCGAAAAAGACGGCAGCGTCGCGGGCAAATACCGCAAAATGCACATCCCCGACGACCCGGGCTTTTACGAGAAATTTTACTTTACTCCGGGCGACATCGGCTTTGAGCCCATAGATACGAGCGTAGGCAGGCTCGGGCTTTTGGTGTGCTGGGATCAGTGGTATCCCGAGGCTGCGCGCCTCATGGCTCTGCGCGGCGCGAAGCTACTCATCTATCCGACCGCGATCGGCTGGTTCGAGAGCGACGAGGAAGAGGAAAAATCGCGCCAGCTAGAGGCGTGGGTCGCCGTACAGCGCGGGCATGCGGTCGCAAACGGCCTACCCGTAATCGCCGTAAACCGCGTGGGCTTTGAAAAGGACGAGAGCGGGGTGATGGACGGGATCAAATTTTGGGGCAACAGTTTTGTTTTCGGCGCGCAGGGCGAGGAGCTTTTTCGCGCCGATAGCCAGAGCGAGCAGTGCCATATCGTAGAGATCGATATGACCAGAAGCGAAGAAGTTCGCAGGATTTGGCCGTTTTTGAGAGATAGAAGGATAGATGCGTATGCAAATTTAACAAAAAGATTTATCGACTGA
- a CDS encoding TRAP transporter permease, whose protein sequence is MDKNLNDTRTNTEPAQEKEEFVEVKTREINSSFYIYFTSIICFAWSVFQLYIAYFPMNTTMSRSAHLAFAICLLFLLYPLKIHKKAHSSLPFYDIALCVLGTLAALYPLIEFYALAQRPGDYTSFDIAVSCVAVVVLFEAGRRIIGPALPIIAAIFLAYDYFGQYMPDIIAHQGASLNKLAGHMYLTTEGVFGVPLGVSVSFIYLFVLFGSLLERAGAGQYFINLAFALLGKFRGGPAKASVIASGLTGMVSGSSTANVVTVGTFTIPLMKKAGLTSTKAGAIEVAAGVNGQLMPPIMGAAAFIIAEFLGLSYTNVMIAAVIPAFVCYLSLFFIVHLESCKLGLKGMEQGAGISKLKIFVSGLHYLIPILVLLYTLLIANESPISAAFNAICVLFLIILFQEPVRKIAHGEDIGKEDFIIGFADIFWAMVTAAKSMTTIAIATGLAGIIVGSISLTGVGQVLSEVVENLAGNNIVLILFLTAIMSLILGMGLPTTANYIVVSSLVAPVILFLAHKNGFLIPAIAVHLFVFYFGILADDTPPVGIAAYAAAGIAKANPVTVGVQGFFYDLRTTILPFSFVFNNKLLLIESVNSANPNDAKGIVWITNPLEMALIFGTALVGMFAFSSALQGYFVKRVSMLERALLLCVVPLTLVPNMCAKYIPFIPNEYVSYAIGVSLYAALFAFQWIQNKAEKRVGVGA, encoded by the coding sequence ATGGATAAAAATTTAAACGATACACGAACAAACACTGAGCCGGCGCAGGAAAAGGAGGAATTCGTCGAGGTAAAGACGCGCGAGATAAACTCGAGCTTTTATATTTATTTTACGAGCATCATCTGCTTTGCGTGGTCGGTTTTTCAGCTTTATATCGCGTATTTTCCGATGAACACGACGATGTCGCGCTCGGCGCACCTTGCTTTTGCTATCTGTTTGCTGTTTTTGCTCTATCCGCTTAAAATTCACAAAAAAGCCCACTCCAGCCTGCCGTTTTACGACATCGCGCTTTGCGTTTTGGGTACGCTAGCCGCACTCTACCCGCTCATAGAGTTTTACGCTCTAGCGCAGCGTCCCGGAGACTACACGAGCTTTGATATAGCCGTATCCTGCGTCGCCGTGGTCGTGCTGTTTGAGGCGGGTCGCAGGATCATCGGCCCGGCACTTCCTATCATCGCAGCGATATTTTTGGCGTATGATTATTTCGGTCAATACATGCCGGACATCATCGCGCACCAGGGCGCTAGCCTAAACAAACTCGCCGGCCACATGTATCTTACGACCGAGGGCGTTTTTGGCGTGCCGCTTGGCGTTAGCGTGAGTTTTATCTATCTTTTCGTCTTGTTCGGTTCGCTTTTGGAGCGCGCGGGAGCGGGGCAGTACTTTATAAATTTAGCCTTTGCTTTGCTTGGTAAATTTCGCGGCGGACCGGCGAAAGCTTCGGTTATCGCGTCAGGACTAACTGGCATGGTGAGCGGCAGCTCCACGGCAAACGTCGTAACGGTTGGAACATTTACGATCCCGCTGATGAAAAAGGCGGGTCTAACTAGCACCAAAGCAGGCGCGATCGAGGTGGCCGCAGGCGTAAACGGACAGCTGATGCCGCCTATCATGGGCGCGGCGGCATTTATCATCGCCGAGTTTTTGGGGCTTAGCTACACAAACGTCATGATCGCGGCCGTGATTCCGGCATTCGTGTGCTATTTGTCGTTGTTTTTCATCGTGCACCTTGAGAGCTGTAAGCTCGGGCTAAAAGGCATGGAGCAGGGCGCCGGTATATCTAAGCTTAAAATTTTCGTGAGCGGTCTGCACTATCTTATCCCGATTTTGGTTTTGCTCTATACCTTGTTAATCGCAAACGAATCGCCGATTTCGGCGGCTTTTAACGCTATTTGCGTGCTATTTTTGATCATCCTTTTCCAAGAGCCGGTCAGAAAGATAGCTCACGGCGAGGACATCGGCAAAGAGGACTTTATTATAGGCTTTGCGGATATATTTTGGGCGATGGTGACGGCGGCTAAAAGCATGACTACGATCGCGATAGCTACGGGTCTAGCCGGCATCATCGTTGGCTCGATCTCGCTAACGGGCGTCGGTCAAGTGCTATCTGAAGTCGTGGAAAATTTAGCCGGAAACAACATCGTGCTGATCTTATTTCTCACGGCGATAATGTCACTGATACTAGGCATGGGCTTGCCGACGACGGCAAACTATATCGTCGTTAGCTCGCTAGTCGCGCCGGTGATTTTGTTTTTGGCGCACAAAAACGGCTTTCTCATACCGGCCATCGCGGTGCATCTTTTCGTCTTTTACTTCGGTATTCTAGCCGACGATACGCCTCCGGTCGGCATCGCGGCATACGCTGCGGCCGGTATCGCCAAAGCAAACCCGGTAACCGTGGGCGTGCAGGGCTTTTTCTACGACCTGCGCACGACGATTTTGCCGTTTTCGTTCGTGTTTAACAACAAGCTGCTTTTGATAGAGAGTGTAAACTCGGCCAACCCGAACGATGCCAAAGGCATAGTGTGGATAACAAATCCGCTCGAGATGGCGCTGATTTTCGGTACGGCGCTAGTGGGTATGTTTGCCTTTTCTTCGGCGCTTCAAGGGTATTTCGTTAAACGCGTAAGCATGCTCGAGCGCGCGCTACTTTTGTGCGTAGTGCCGCTAACTTTGGTGCCTAATATGTGCGCCAAGTACATCCCGTTTATCCCAAACGAATACGTTTCTTACGCGATCGGCGTGTCGCTTTACGCGGCGTTATTTGCGTTTCAGTGGATACAAAATAAAGCGGAAAAGAGAGTCGGCGTAGGCGCTTAA
- a CDS encoding MATE family efflux transporter — MNLSLKKLTIPIFLDMFLHFVTLIINTYMVTKVSVHLVGAMGAGNQIMDLFMTIFSFLSVGCSVVVAQALGARNHNLAKRVVHASITFNTIIGLGSAVFIYFFGFEILELLNVPQQLRQESFGYLHMLGVALAFDGIGMVLAAVLRVYNFATAVMLVSLLMNVITLCGNAIALFGWLGLPNYGLYGVAVSTVVGRLVGVIVLFLILTRYAKVKIFFKRLFSLPFAILRKILSVGLPSAGENLLWMAQYMVAFGFVASMGEASLNVQTIYFQITLLILLCGASISVANEVIVGHLVGAMRFDEAYSRTFRALRIGFIATLAVVLAAYFAKFEIMERLNLTEELKAVMLPLFTLSIALETGRTFNIVIVNALRASGDAKFPLMTGAVFMWGVSLPLGYYLGIVQGMGIIGVWIGFTADEWLRGLVNTWRWRSRKWQSKRLV, encoded by the coding sequence ATGAATTTATCGCTCAAAAAGCTCACTATCCCGATATTTTTAGATATGTTTTTGCACTTCGTTACGCTCATCATAAACACCTACATGGTGACGAAAGTCAGCGTCCATCTAGTCGGCGCCATGGGTGCTGGCAACCAGATAATGGATCTTTTTATGACCATTTTTAGCTTCCTTAGCGTGGGCTGTTCGGTCGTGGTCGCGCAGGCTCTAGGCGCGCGAAATCACAACCTAGCCAAACGCGTCGTACACGCCAGCATCACGTTTAACACGATCATCGGGCTTGGCAGCGCGGTTTTTATTTACTTTTTCGGATTTGAAATTTTAGAGCTTTTAAACGTCCCGCAGCAACTTAGACAGGAGAGTTTTGGCTACCTGCACATGCTAGGCGTAGCGCTTGCTTTTGACGGTATCGGCATGGTGCTAGCAGCCGTGCTTCGCGTCTACAACTTCGCCACCGCCGTTATGCTAGTTTCCCTACTCATGAACGTCATCACCCTTTGCGGCAACGCCATCGCGCTTTTTGGCTGGCTAGGACTGCCAAACTACGGCCTCTACGGCGTCGCGGTTTCGACCGTCGTGGGGCGTCTAGTGGGCGTTATCGTACTATTTTTGATACTGACTCGCTACGCCAAAGTCAAAATTTTCTTTAAACGTCTATTTAGCCTGCCGTTTGCGATCTTGCGTAAAATTTTATCCGTCGGGCTTCCGAGCGCTGGCGAAAATTTGCTCTGGATGGCGCAGTATATGGTGGCTTTCGGCTTTGTAGCGAGCATGGGCGAGGCTAGCCTAAACGTGCAGACCATTTACTTTCAGATCACGCTTTTAATCCTACTTTGCGGAGCCAGCATCAGCGTGGCAAACGAAGTCATCGTCGGTCACCTAGTCGGCGCGATGAGATTTGACGAGGCCTACTCGCGCACTTTCCGCGCGCTTCGTATCGGCTTTATCGCGACTCTAGCGGTGGTTTTGGCGGCGTATTTTGCCAAATTTGAGATCATGGAGCGGTTAAATTTGACCGAGGAGCTAAAGGCTGTCATGCTGCCGCTTTTTACCCTTTCTATCGCGCTTGAGACAGGACGAACGTTTAACATCGTCATCGTAAACGCCCTGCGCGCGAGTGGGGATGCTAAATTTCCGCTGATGACTGGCGCGGTGTTTATGTGGGGCGTGAGCCTGCCGCTAGGATACTATCTAGGCATCGTGCAGGGCATGGGTATCATCGGCGTTTGGATCGGATTTACCGCCGATGAGTGGCTGCGCGGTCTTGTTAATACGTGGCGCTGGAGAAGCAGAAAATGGCAGTCAAAACGCCTCGTGTAA
- a CDS encoding tetratricopeptide repeat protein has protein sequence MKKLLMLVAAVFALGGDFEDGVKAYESSQFVTAREKFAAACDANNGLACAKLGALYQLGKDILPDGQKALELYEKGCELGSKEACSGAGGIYVSSDKEKARALLNKGCELGDGFSCATAGSYLLEEKKFKEAYALFEKACKIGDSLGCQFASDLKRSKRL, from the coding sequence ATGAAAAAACTTCTAATGCTAGTCGCCGCGGTTTTTGCTCTGGGCGGCGATTTTGAGGACGGCGTCAAAGCCTATGAGAGCTCTCAATTCGTAACGGCTCGCGAAAAATTTGCGGCCGCCTGCGACGCTAACAATGGCCTAGCCTGCGCAAAACTAGGCGCGCTTTATCAGCTGGGCAAGGACATTTTGCCGGACGGTCAAAAAGCGCTTGAGCTATATGAAAAAGGCTGCGAGCTTGGCTCAAAAGAGGCCTGCTCGGGCGCCGGCGGGATATACGTGTCTAGCGACAAAGAAAAAGCGCGCGCGCTGCTAAATAAAGGCTGCGAGCTTGGCGACGGCTTTTCGTGCGCGACTGCGGGATCGTATCTGCTAGAGGAGAAAAAATTTAAAGAGGCCTACGCTCTTTTTGAAAAAGCGTGCAAGATAGGCGATAGCCTCGGATGCCAATTCGCAAGCGATCTAAAACGCTCAAAAAGACTTTAA
- a CDS encoding M48 family metallopeptidase, which produces MAVKTPRVKTVSVKCGEFDVALNFKKDVKTTRLKVAKSGEISVSLPFYAEQKYALEFVQKHYEWLKSAHKKTLANLPREDEFKLLGEVYRIKFEPNLKGVNLIRFTSDSGVFDGLNLSSEGLDPHLYGAKFDGKFDGIKFNAQPSEVKFASADGRKFDGEIYAASLAALENYKKAFARRIYGHFIAKFAPTVNRKINRVVVRKMTTRWGSCNSRKGYINLSLNLIKKAPELVEYVVLHELTHLIYPHHQKSFYDFIVKLMPDFKTREQRLNKK; this is translated from the coding sequence ATGGCAGTCAAAACGCCTCGTGTAAAAACCGTTAGCGTAAAATGCGGCGAATTTGACGTCGCGCTAAATTTTAAAAAAGACGTAAAAACAACTCGCCTAAAGGTCGCCAAATCAGGCGAAATCTCGGTCTCGCTGCCCTTTTACGCTGAGCAAAAATATGCGCTAGAGTTCGTGCAAAAACACTACGAATGGCTAAAATCGGCTCACAAGAAGACGCTAGCAAATTTGCCGCGCGAGGACGAGTTTAAGCTACTAGGCGAGGTTTACCGCATAAAATTCGAACCGAATTTAAAAGGCGTAAATTTGATACGTTTTACAAGCGACTCAGGAGTTTTTGACGGCTTAAATTTGAGCTCAGAGGGGCTAGACCCGCACCTTTACGGCGCTAAATTTGACGGCAAATTTGACGGGATTAAATTTAACGCGCAGCCTAGCGAGGTTAAATTTGCTAGCGCGGACGGACGTAAATTTGACGGCGAAATTTACGCCGCGAGTTTAGCTGCGCTAGAAAACTACAAAAAAGCTTTTGCGAGGCGTATTTACGGGCATTTTATAGCTAAATTCGCTCCTACCGTAAACCGAAAAATAAACCGCGTCGTCGTGCGCAAAATGACCACTCGCTGGGGTAGCTGCAACTCGCGCAAAGGCTATATAAATTTAAGCCTAAATTTGATCAAAAAAGCCCCCGAGCTAGTCGAATACGTCGTGCTTCACGAGCTTACCCACCTGATCTACCCCCACCATCAAAAAAGCTTTTATGACTTCATCGTAAAGCTCATGCCTGATTTCAAAACGCGGGAACAACGGCTAAACAAAAAATAA